AACACCCACTGCGCGCGATATCTTCCTCGACAACACCCCAATCCAGGATGCCAGCGGCAACTACAACTTCACCAACGTGAAGTGGGACTGGCGTCCGGGTTCTGTCGAGCAGACCTACATCCCGGGTATACCATCGGTCGACAACGAGACCTCGCTGAATATAGAGCTGCGTAGCGGAACGCCGTGGGTTCAGTCGCTGACCAACCTGCAGCTGTCGGCGGCACGTATTCGCCTGGCTACGCCGCGGCTTGCGAGCCAGGACAACGAAGGCAATATTGGTGGTTACAGCATCCAGTACGCGGTCGACGTGGCCACCGATGGTGGGGCCTATCAGGAGGTATTGGTTGGCGCTATTACAGGCAAAGCCACCACTCGCTACGAAAAGTCCATGCGTATCGATTTGCCGCCGGCCACCAGTGGATGGCTGATTCGCGTTCGCCGCATTACCCCAAACCAGAACACCGACAAGATTGCAGATAGCCTGTTCATCGCCGGCTACACCCAGGTGATCGATGCAAAGCTGCGCTACCCGAACACCGCGCTACTTTTTGTGCAATTCGACGCCGAGCAGTTCACCAAAATCCCGGCGGTCACCGTGAAGTGCAAGGCCCGCCGCTGGCAGGTGCCGAGCAACTACGACCCGGTGGCCCGCACGTACTCTGGCGCCTGGGATGGCACCATGAAGGAGGCGTGGACGAATAACCCCGCCTGGGTCACTTACGGTATCTGCACTCAGGACCGCTTCGGCCTTGGTAAGCGCATAAAACCGTGGATGGTCGACAAGTGGGAGCTGTACCGCATCGCGCAGTACTGCGACCAGTTGGTGTCGAACGGTGCCGACGGCGTTGAGCCGCGTTTCCTGTGCGACATGAACCTGCAGGGCAAAGCCGATGCATGGTCTCTGCTGCGTGATATCGCCGGCATTTATCGCGGCATGACGTACTGGGCTCAAGGTCAACTGGTCATGCAGGCAGATATGCCGCGCTCGCAAGATATCGACTACGTCTTTACCCGCTCCAATGTGATCGACGGGAAGATCTCGTACGGCAGCGCCTCGGCGAAAACGCGTTTCACTCGGTGCCTGGTCAGCTATGACAATCCGCTGAACAACTACGACACCGACGTCACCGTCTATTCCGACCTGCCGCTGCAGCGCCGTTTGGGCGACAAGCCAACTGAAATCAGTGCCATCGGCTGCACTCGGGCATCTGAGGCCCAGCGCCGCGCTAAATGGCTGGTGCTGAGCAACAACCAGGACCGCACCATCAGCTTCAGGACCGGTATGGAAGGCCGTATCCCGCTGCCAGGGTTCATCATCCCCGTTGCCGACTCGTTGCTGGCTGGTCGGGAGATCGGCGGGCGCATTGCGGCGGCGTCAGGGAAGGTCATTACCCTGGACCGTGACACCCTGGCCAAGGCGGGTGACCGGTTGGTGGTCAACCTTCCCGGCGGGCGGGCAGAAGGCCGCACCGTGGAAAGCGTGAGCGATCGCAACGTAACCGTGACCATTGCTTACAGCGAGGCACCAGCTGCACAGCTTCAGTGGGCAATCGACGCTGACGACCTGGCAATCCCTCTATATAGAGTGATGAGGACTGCACGGACGCCAGGGGGCGATTACGAAATCAGCGCCTTGCAGTACGAGCCAAGCAAGTTCGCCAGCATCGACACTGGCGCACGCCTCGAAGACCGCCCGATCAGCGTCATACCAATCACGGTGGTGCCGCCGCCGGAAAGCGTAACCGTCACGTCGAACGTGTCGATCGACCAGGGCCTGGCCATCAGCACCATGAACATCTCGTGGCCAGCCGTCACCGGCGCGGTCGCCTACGACGTGGAGTGGCGCAAGGACAGCGGCAACTGGATCAAGGTGCAACGCACCGGCTCCACCAGCCTTGATGTCACCGGGATTTACGCGGGCGCCTATCTGGCCCGCGTGCGCTCGGTGAGCGCCTTCGAAATCTCGTCGATCTGGAAGAGCTCAAACCTGACCAACTTGGAAGGCAAGGTTGGCCTGCCGCCGGCGGTGTCTTCCCTGACCACAACCAGCGAATTGTTTGGGGTCGGCATCAAGTGGGGCTTCCCACCTGGTGCAGAGGACACCCAGCGAACCGAGGTGTGGTATGGGCCTGCAAACGATCTGGGAGCCGCTACCAAGCTGGCCGACCTGGCTTACCCGCAGGCTGAATACCGCATGCAGCAGCTGCAGGCGGGCGCAACCCTGTTCTTCTGGGCGCGCTTGGTGGACCGTACCGGCAACGTCGGGCCGTTCTATCCGGTTGTCGACGGGGTTATGGGGCAGGCCAGCTCTGAGGCTGGGCCAATCCTCGATCTGCTCGCCGGCAAGGTCACGAAAACTGAGCTGGGCAAGGATCTTCTGGATGAGCTTGAAGGCCTGCAGGACCAGATCGACTCGCTTGATGGTTTGAAGGGCTACGATCCAGAAGCCACCTACCTGAAAGGCCAGATGGTGGTGGAGGGTGGGCGAATCTATCAGGCCTTCGTAGATGTTCCGGTAGGCACACCACCGCCGAACGGCGCTTTCTGGCTGGATGTTGGCCAGTCTGTCGAGACTGCGAACGGCCTGGCCCAGCAAGTGGCAACCAACAAAGCGGACATCACGGAGCTCGACGGCGTCGTCACGGCCCAGGCCAGCATGACCAACGCATTGCGCGCCTCGGCGCGCGATGACAGTGGCAGCGGTGCGAAGGCTGATGCACTGAGAGGATACGCCAGCACTGTCGCTATCGTCGAAGAGAGCAAGGTCAGGGCTACCGCCATCGAGGCCGAAGCGACCAAGACAACGAAGCTTGAAGCGACTGTTGGACAGAACACTTCTGCCATTCAGCAAACGTCCTCAGCGTTGGCCAACACCAATGGCCGGCTGCAGACATTGTGGTCAGTGAAGATGGAGACCACCGCCGGTGGACAGAGGTACGCGGCCTCGTTCGGTCTCGGTCTTCAGGTCG
The sequence above is a segment of the Pseudomonas sp. R76 genome. Coding sequences within it:
- a CDS encoding host specificity protein J, yielding MGAAQKLDIHGAKGGESKPKSPVESPDSLRSTNVAKILIAVGEGEFDGTPTARDIFLDNTPIQDASGNYNFTNVKWDWRPGSVEQTYIPGIPSVDNETSLNIELRSGTPWVQSLTNLQLSAARIRLATPRLASQDNEGNIGGYSIQYAVDVATDGGAYQEVLVGAITGKATTRYEKSMRIDLPPATSGWLIRVRRITPNQNTDKIADSLFIAGYTQVIDAKLRYPNTALLFVQFDAEQFTKIPAVTVKCKARRWQVPSNYDPVARTYSGAWDGTMKEAWTNNPAWVTYGICTQDRFGLGKRIKPWMVDKWELYRIAQYCDQLVSNGADGVEPRFLCDMNLQGKADAWSLLRDIAGIYRGMTYWAQGQLVMQADMPRSQDIDYVFTRSNVIDGKISYGSASAKTRFTRCLVSYDNPLNNYDTDVTVYSDLPLQRRLGDKPTEISAIGCTRASEAQRRAKWLVLSNNQDRTISFRTGMEGRIPLPGFIIPVADSLLAGREIGGRIAAASGKVITLDRDTLAKAGDRLVVNLPGGRAEGRTVESVSDRNVTVTIAYSEAPAAQLQWAIDADDLAIPLYRVMRTARTPGGDYEISALQYEPSKFASIDTGARLEDRPISVIPITVVPPPESVTVTSNVSIDQGLAISTMNISWPAVTGAVAYDVEWRKDSGNWIKVQRTGSTSLDVTGIYAGAYLARVRSVSAFEISSIWKSSNLTNLEGKVGLPPAVSSLTTTSELFGVGIKWGFPPGAEDTQRTEVWYGPANDLGAATKLADLAYPQAEYRMQQLQAGATLFFWARLVDRTGNVGPFYPVVDGVMGQASSEAGPILDLLAGKVTKTELGKDLLDELEGLQDQIDSLDGLKGYDPEATYLKGQMVVEGGRIYQAFVDVPVGTPPPNGAFWLDVGQSVETANGLAQQVATNKADITELDGVVTAQASMTNALRASARDDSGSGAKADALRGYASTVAIVEESKVRATAIEAEATKTTKLEATVGQNTSAIQQTSSALANTNGRLQTLWSVKMETTAGGQRYAASFGLGLQVDPSGVSSQFVVRADTFMLLNLNNGTPVSPFSVSGGQTFVSSAFIQDGTITNAKIGEYISSTNYIAGQQGWILRKDGSFEINGIVPGQGRSMMTNRSMRFWDNNNMKRVQLGDQTE